One Tenrec ecaudatus isolate mTenEca1 chromosome 12, mTenEca1.hap1, whole genome shotgun sequence DNA segment encodes these proteins:
- the ZNFX1 gene encoding NFX1-type zinc finger-containing protein 1 produces the protein MDDRRPRPEARPRNPHNNHRGPVDGELPPRARNQANNLAANVFRGGANQAGRRPRANSNLVACRQREERFGAMGRNPHQDRRHHEGHASDEARGHRHGQENDTRRRNGNQEGRSHRPPRPNENFQNWWGPYQKPAEQPQPGKRLGYKFLESLLQKDPSEVVITLATSLGLEELLSHSYMKPNFLELICRVLRKACSSKMDRQSILHVLGILKNSEFLRVCLPAYVVGMITEPIPDVRNQYPEHISNILSLLQDLVSVFPASSVQETSMLISLLPASLNALRASGVNIEEETEKNLEKVQTIIEHLQEKRREGTLKVDTFTLVQPEAEDHVESYRTMPIYPTYNEVHMDERPFLRPNIISGKYDSTAIYLDTHFRLLREDFVRPLREGILELLQSFEDQGLRKRKFDDIRIYFDTRIITPMCSSSGIVYKVKFDTKPLKFVRWQNSKRLLYGSLVCMSKDNFETFLFATVSNREQEDLCQGIVQLSFNEQSQQLLAEVKPSDSFLMVETTAYFEAYRHVLEGLQEVQEEDVPFQRNIIECDSHVKEPRYLLMGGKYDFTPLIENPSATGKPLGNTEGLRHPKVNVLDPSQWPSKEMLKLDTSQMEALQFALTRELAIIQGPPGTGKTYVGLKIVQALLTNEPVWQLNFQKFPILVVCYTNHALDQFLEGIYKCQKTSIVRVGGRSNSEILKQFTLRELRNKREFRRNLPMHLRRAYMSIITQMKESEQELHQGAQALECTMHGVLREQHLEKYISVQHWKSLMNGPIQDAEWVCFQGRKQSMMLEWLGLGVGCFTQSERGPENAAQAEGEEDEEEGEEEASLIKIAEEADLIQADRVIEEEEVVRPRKQKKEENGADQMLARMLLAMRLDGHGQGISGQDQGTGEWKVQRSQKKKMKKRVKNELLKLNTMTEAEASEIQDVWQLDLNSRWQLYRLWLQMYQADTRRKILNFERQYRTSAERMAELRLREDLHILKDAQVVGMTTTGAAKYRQILQKVEPRIVIVEEAAEVLEAHTIATLSKACQHLILIGDHQQLRPSANVYDLAKNFNLEVSLFERLVKVNIPFVRLNYQHRMRPEIARLLTPHIYQDLENHPSVLKYEEIKGVSSNIFFIEHNFPEQKIQEGKSHQNQHEAHFVVELCKYFLCQEYLPSQITILTTYTGQLFCLRKLMPAKTFAGVKVHVVDKYQGEENDIILLSLVRSNQEGKVGFLQISNRICVALSRAKKGMYCIGNMQMLAKVPLWSKIIHTLRENHQIGPELRLCCQNHPNTHTMVSKASDFQKVPEGGCNLPCEFRLSCGHVCTRACHPYDASHKEFQCMKPCQKVICGDGHRCPLVCFQQCRPCEVKVPKTIPQCGHEQMVPCSVPESDFCCQEPCPKFLACGHRCSHPCGEKCVQWCSEMVTTKLKCGHHQQVECGQVDDIKFGLPVSCVTKCNTLLDCGHPCPGSCHSCFEGRFHERCQQPCERLLICSHKCQEPCTGECPPCQRTCQNRCVHSQCKKKCGELCSPCVEPCVWHCQHYQCTKLCSEPCDRPPCYVPCTKPLDCGHPCIGLCGEPCPKKCRVCHQDEVTQIFFGFEDEPDARFVQLEDCSHIFEVQGLDHYMNEQKDDEVAVKLKVCPICQVPIRKNLRYGTSIKQRLEEIEVVKQKIQGSAEEIAASQERLKALLEKKSLIYQWLPEEFLMLKKKLAQKNLSVKGLGLVENCIHFYDRLASMWDSLKKLHIFEQSNVRARLNQVHEWLKKKRLSFTSQELSDLQSEIQRLTYLVNLLARCKMAEGKVRGSLAEEVSSIQKILISTSKFTQEDEQFVQEKMEALKASLPCSGLGISEEERVQIVSAMGYPRGHWFKCPNGHIYAISDCGGAMQRGTCPDCKAVIGGVNHTLESTNQLASEMDGAQHAAWSETANNMMNFEEIRRMM, from the exons ATGGATGACAGAAGACCTCGGCCAGAAGCCAGGCCTAGGAATCCCCATAACAACCACAGAG GGCCTGTGGATGGAGAATTACCACCAAGAGCTAGAAACCAGGCCAATAACCTCGCAGCCAATGTTTTCAGAGGAGGAGCCAACCAGGCTGGAAGGCGTCCTAGGGCCAACAGCAATCTTGTTGCTTGCCGGCAAAGGGAGGAGAGATTTGGGGCCATGGGCAGGAACCCACATCAGGACAGGAGGCACCATGAGGGCCACGCCAGTGATGAAGCAAGAGGCCATAGACATGGTCAGGAGAATGACACCAGGCGGAGAAATGGCAACCAAGAAGGAAGGAGCCATAGACCGCCACGGCCCAATGAAAACTTCCAGAATTGGTGGGGCCCTTACCAGAAACCTGCAGAACAGCCACAGCCAGGAAAGAGACTGGGCTACAAATTCCTGGAAAGTCTCCTGCAGAAAGATCCCTCCGAAGTGGTCATCACACTTGCCACCAGTTTAGGTCTGGAGGAACTCCTGTCTCATTCTTACATGAAACCCAACTTCCTTGAGCTCATCTGCCGGGTTCTCCGGAAGGCTTGCAGCTCTAAAATGGACCGGCAGAGCATTCTCCATGTGCTGGGCATATTGAAGAACTCCGAATTCCTCAGAGTTTGCCTGCCTGCATACGTGGTAGGGATGATCACCGAACCAATTCCGGACGTACGAAACCAATATCCAGAACACATAAGCAACATCCTATCCCTCCTTCAGGACCTTGTAAGTGTCTTCCCTGCCAGCTCTGTGCAGGAAACTTCCATGCTTATTTCCCTCCTGCCAGCTTCTCTTAATGCTTTGAGAGCCTCTGGTGTGAACATAGAGGAGGAGACGGAAAAGAACCTGGAGAAGGTTCAGACCATCATTGAACATCTGCAGGAAAAGAGGCGAGAGGGCACTTTAAAAGTGGACACCTTTACTCTGGTGCAACCTGAGGCCGAAGACCATGTGGAGAGCTACCGAACCATGCCCATTTACCCCACCTACAATGAAGTGCACATGGATGAGAGGCCCTTCCTCCGTCCCAATATCATCTCTGGAAAATATGATAGCACTGCTATCTATCTGGATACTCATTTCCGACTTCTTCGAGAAGATTTTGTCAGGCCTCTACGGGAAGGGATTTTGGAACTTCTTCAGAGCTTTGAAGACCAGGGCCTGAGGAAGAGAAAGTTTGATGACATCCGAATCTACTTTGACACaaggattatcacccccatgtgTTCATCATCAGGAATTGTCTACAAAGTAAAGTTTGACACAAAACCACTGAAATTTGTTCGCTGGCAGAATTCTAAGCGATTGCTTTATGGATCCTTAGTGTGCATGTCCAAGGACAACTTTGAGACATTTCTTTTTGCCACCGTGTCTAACCGGGAGCAGGAAGATCTCTGCCAAGGGATTGTCCAGCTCAGCTTCAACGAGCAGAGCCAACAGTTGCTAGCAGAGGTCAAGCCTTCTGACTCTTTCCTCATGGTAGAGACAACTGCCTACTTTGAGGCCTACAGGCATGTCCTAGAAGGGCTCCAGGAGGTCCAGGAGGAAGATGTCCCCTTCCAGAGAAACATCATAGAGTGTGACTCTCATGTGAAGGAGCCAAGGTACTTGCTAATGGGAGGCAAATATGATTTCACGCCCTTAATAGAGAATCCCTCAGCCACTGGGAAACCTCTGGGGAACACTGAGGGCTTGAGACATCCCAAAGTTAATGTCTTAGATCCCAGCCAGTGGCCCTCAAAAGAAATGCTGAAGCTGGATACCTCCCAGATGGAAGCCTTGCAGTTTGCACTCACAAGGGAACTGGCTATTATTCAAGGACCTCCTGGAACAG GCAAAACCTATGTGGGTCTCAAAATTGTACAGGCCCTTCTAACTAATGAACCTGTTTGGCAACTTAACTTCCAGAAATTCCCCATCTTGGTTGTGTGTTACACTAATCATGCTTTGGATCAGTTTCTAGAAG GCATCTACAAGTGTCAGAAGACCAGCATCGTGCGCGTGGGGGGAAGGAGCAACAGTGAAATCCTGAAGCAGTTCACCTTGAGGGAGCTGAGGAACAAGCGGGAATTCCGCCGGAACCTCCCCATGCACCTCCGAAGAGCCTACATGAGT ATCATAACACAGATGAAGGAGTCCGAGCAAGAGCTGCACCAAGGGGCGCAGGCCCTGGAGTGTACCATGCACGGTGTGCTACGGgagcagcacctggagaagtacaTCTCTGTGCAACACTGGAAAAGTCTCATGAATGGACCAATACAG GATGCCGAGTGGGTCTGCTTCCAGGGGCGGAAGCAGTCCATGATGCTGGAGTGGCTGGGTCTTGGCGTTGGTTGCTTCACCCAGAGTGAAAGAGGGCCTGAGAATGCAG CCCAGGCAGAaggggaggaggatgaagaggaaggggaggaggaggcctCACTGATCAAGATCGCAGAGGAGGCCGACCTAATTCAAGCAGACCGGGTGATTGAGGAGGAAGAGGTGGTGAGGCCCCGGAAgcagaagaaggaagagaatggagCAGACCAGATGTTGGCGAGAATGCTTCTGGCCATGAGACTGGATGGCCATGGCCAGGGAATATCTGGGCAAGACCAAGGCACGGGAGAGTGGAAG GTCCAGCGCagccagaaaaagaaaatgaagaagcgGGTAAAGAATGAACTACTCAAACTGAACACCATGACTGAAGCTGAGGCCAGTGAGATCCAGGATGTCTGGCAGCTGGACTTGAACTCTCGTTGGCAGCTGTACAG GCTGTGGCTACAAATGTATCAGGCTGACACCCGCCGCAAGATCCTCAACTTTGAACGCCAGTACCGCACATCAGCTGAGAGGATGGCTGAGCTGAGGCTCCGGGAAGACCTGCACATTCTCAAAGATGCCCAGGTCGTTGGGATGACCACTACag GTGCTGCCAAATACCGCCAGATCTTACAGAAGGTGGAGCCACGCATTGTCATCGTGGAAGAGGCGGCTGAAGTCCTGGAGGCCCACACCATTGCCACGCTGAGCAAGGCTTGCCAGCACCTCATTCTGATTGGGGACCACCAGCAG CTGCGCCCCAGCGCCAATGTGTATGACCTGGCCAAAAACTTCAACCTGGAGGTGTCCCTCTTTGAACGGCTGGTGAAAGTAAACATTCCCTTTGTCCGACTAAATTACCAG CACCGCATGCGCCCTGAAATTGCCCGGCTGTTGACCCCCCACATCTACCAGGATCTGGAGAATCACCCCTCTGTCCTCAAGTATGAAGAGATTAAG GGGGTCTCTTCCAACATCTTCTTTATTGAACACAATTTCCCTGAGCAGAAAATCCAGGAAGGCAAAAGCCACCAGAACCAGCATGAGGCTcactttgttgtggagctgtgCAAGTACTTCCTGTGCCAGGAATACCTGCCCTCCCagatcaccatcctcacaacctaCACAGGCCAGCTCTTCTGCCTGCGCAAACTCATGCCTGCCAAGACATTCGCTGGGGTGAAGGTGCACGTGGTGGACAAATACCAAGGGGAAGAGAATGACATCATCCTCCTCTCGCTAGTGCGCAGCAACCAAGAAGGCAAGGTGGGCTTTCTCCAGATCTCCAACCGCATCTGTGTGGCCTTATCCCGGGCCAAGAAGGGGATGTACTGCATTGGAAACATGCAGATGCTGGCCAAGGTGCCCTTGTGGAGCAAGATCATCCATACCCTTCGAGAGAACCATCAGATCGGCCCTGAGCTGCGGTTGTGCTGCCAAAACCACCCTAACACCCACACAATGGTATCGAAAGCTTCCGACTTCCAGAAAGTGCCCGAAGGAGGCTGCAACCTGCCCTGTGAGTTCCGGCTGAGCTGCGGGCACGTCTGCACCCGGGCCTGCCATCCGTATGACGCCTCCCACAAGGAGTTCCAGTGCATGAAGCCCTGTCAGAAGGTCATCTGTGGAGATGGGCACCGGTGCCCCTTGGTTTGTTTCCAGCAGTGTCGGCCCTGTGAGGTGAAGGTCCCCAAAACCATTCCCCAGTGTGGCCATGAACAAATGGTTCCTTGTTCTGTACCTGAGTCGGATTTCTGCTGTCAAGAGCCTTGCCCCAAATTCCTGGCCTGTGGGCACAGATGCAGCCACCCATGTGGGGAGAAATGCGTGCAGTGGTGTTCAGAAATGGTCACCACCAAACTCAAATGTGGGCATCACCAGCAAGTAGAGTGTGGTCAGGTAGACGACATCAAGTTTGGTCTGCCAGTCAGCTGCGTCACCAAGTGTAACACCCTCTTGGACTGTGGGCACCCTTGCCCTGGCTCTTGCCATAGCTGTTTTGAAGGACGCTTCCATGAACGCTGTCAGCAGCCCTGCGAGCGCCTACTCATCTGCTCACACAAGTGCCAGGAGCCATGCACCGGCGAGTGTCCGCCCTGCCAGCGCACCTGCCAGAACCGCTGTGTCCACAGCCAGTGCAAGAAGAAGTGTGGCGAGCTGTGCAGCCCCTGCGTGGAGCCCTGTGTCTGGCACTGCCAGCACTACCAGTGCACCAAGCTCTGCTCCGAGCCCTGTGACCGACCCCCATGCTACGTGCCTTGTACTAAGCCGCTGGACTGCGGCCACCCCTGCATTGGTCTGTGCGGGGAGCCGTGTCCTAAGAAGTGCCGTGTCTGCCACCAGGATGAGGTGACCCAAATCTTCTTTGGCTTTGAGGATGAGCCCGATGCCCGCTTTGTACAGCTAGAAGACTGCAGCCACATCTTTGAGGTGCAAGGCCTGGACCACTACATGAACGAGCAGAAAGATGACGAAGTTGCCGTCAAGTTAAAGGTCTGCCCTATCTGCCAGGTGCCCATCCGCAAAAACCTGAGATATGGAACTAGCATCAAACAGAGGCTGGAagagattgaggttgtcaagcaAAAGATCCAGGGCTCTGCAGAGGAAATTGCAGCCAGCCAGGAACGACTGAAAGCCCTGTTGGAGAAGAAGAGCCTCATCTACCAGTGGCTTCCAGAAGAATTCCTCATGCTGAAGAAGAAGCTGGCCCAGAAAAATTTGTCTGTTAAGGGCCTCGGGCTTGTTGAGAATTGCATCCACTTCTACGACCGCCTGGCTAGCATGTGGGACTCCCTGAAGAAGCTGCACATCTTTGAACAGAGCAACGTGCGTGCCCGACTAAACCAGGTTCACGAGTGGCTCAAAAAGAAGCGTTTGAGCTTCACCAGCCAGGAATTGAGTGACCTCCAAAGTGAAATCCAGAGGCTCACGTACCTGGTAAACCTCCTGGCTCGCTGCAAGATGGCCGAGGGAAAGGTGAGAGGTAGCCTTGCGGAAGAGGTTAGCAGTATCCAGAAAATCCTAATAAGCACATCCAAGTTCACCCAGGAGGATGAGCAGTTTGTGCAGGAAAAGATGGAAGCACTGAAAGCCAGCCTCCCCTGCTCTGGCCTAGGCATCTCGGAGGAAGAGCGAGTGCAGATTGTCAGTGCTATGGGTTATCCTCGTGGCCACTGGTTCAAGTGCCCCAATGGCCACATCTACGCAATCAGCGATTGTGGGGGAGCCATGCAGAGGGGCACATGTCCTGACTGTAAGGCGGTCATCGGCGGGGTCAACCATACTCTAGAAAGTACCAACCAgcttgcttctgagatggatgGAGCCCAACACGCCGCTTGGTCGGAAACTGCCAACAACATGATGAACTTTGAGGAGATCCGTAGGATGATGTAG